DNA sequence from the Methylacidiphilum kamchatkense Kam1 genome:
TACGATAGAAAAGATTTGGCAAGTCCTCCCCCGAATCGAAACGTATTTAGAAGAAATTCTATGTCCAGGTCTTCATGGAGAAATTGCCCAGAGCTGTTACATCGGACCAAAAGTCTACGTGGGCAAGGGAACTATTATCTATCCTGGAGCAATGATCGAAGGTCCTGCCTGGATTGGAGAAAATTGTCAAATACGAACAGGCTGCTTCATCAGAAAAAACGTTATCATCGAAGAGGGTTGCATTCTGGGTAATTCTTGCGAATTCAAAAATTCTTTTCTCTTTAAAAATTGCCAAGTGCCGCATTTCAATTATGTCGGAGATTCGATATTAGGAACAAAGGTCCATCTTGGAGCTGGAGTGATTTTATCTAATTTGAAACTCGATGGATCCGAAATCAAAATAAAGTATAATGGGAACATTTATCCCACTGGTTTAAGAAAATTCGGTGCAATTCTGGGTGATGGGATCCAAATTGGATGCAATGCAGTCCTTAATCCAGGTTCCATTCTGGGTAAAAAAACAGTGCTCTTTCCTGGAGTTATTTGGCATGGGGTTCTTCTGGAGGAAGGAAAAGTCATAAAGTATAAGCAAAACGTAGAAATTACTTAACACCAAAAAAGGCTTTAGATTCTTTTTGAGATAAGAAAAGCCAAAAACCAAAAGAACAGGCCCAAAACCAAAAAAATGGGAAAAAGCTCTTCTTTTTTTGTGACCACGATAGGTTCAAAAGGAATCTTTTTTTTGGCATCAATAGCCTGGAAAGCCGAAAGAATCGCATTACTATCGGTTGCTCTAAAATATTCTCCACCAGTCAATTGAGCTATTTTCCGTAAGAGCTCTTCATCCACTTCCGAAATTACTGTTTGACTGCCGATCTTCCGTCTTTCTTCATCTAAGACTGGCATTGTTACCTCCCCACTTAATCCCGCCCCGATAGCAAACACAGGAATAGAACTTCGGGCCGCCAATTGGGCAGCCTCCAAAGGCAGGAGATTCCCACAATTATTTGCTCCATCAGTCAAGAGGATCAAGAAGGACCCAATTTTGTGTCGTGCCTCTGACTCTTTTTTGCCTTCAAGACGGCTTAAAGCCAGGCTTAAAGCATCTCCAATAGCCGTTCCATCTTCGATCGCTCCGGCCTGTAATTGATCAATCTTTCTTTTTATCCACTGATGATCAAAAGTCAAAGGACATACAGTATAAGCTCTTCCTGCAAAGGCTACTAATCCAATACGATCGTTGACTCTTTTATCTAAAAAGGCTTTCACCACATCTAAAACGACGTCTAACCTGCTGACCATCTTTTGATCAATTTCATAATCTTCGGCAAGCATGCTCCCAGAAATATCAAGCACAAGAACGATATCGTAGCCTTCTTTCCTTATGGGGATTTTACCTTTTTCTTCCTGTGGGCGAGCAAGGGCAATAATAAACAACACAAAAGCAAGGTAGCAACAGACCACAGGAAGCTTATTGATCGGTCCTTTTCTTTCGGTTCCTACCCATTGAGAGGCAAAGGGGAGAAAAAAAGGTTCTTCTTTTCTATACCTCCGAAAGAACCAAACAAGAGGTAAAAGCAAAAGTAAGAAAAAAAAGGAGGGATTTGCAAAAACAACCAGAGCTACCATGGAATTATATTAATACAATTATTTAATGGTTGAGCGTTCAGCAAAAAATGCAATAGATCGGCAAAGATGGACTTGCCAACGGTAAAAGAGCATCTCGAAGACCGATTGGGAAAGAGGCTATTCCAACATTTATCTCTTTCTAGCCGCCACTGTTGCTGTCTTTTTTTTGTTTCTGGTTTGCTAGGATCGATTTTGACCACTTTGCCAGTAACCGGATCAAAAGCCAAAAAACTTTCTTTCATAGGTAGCGCTTGCTCCCAGGGATCCTCGACTCGAAAACCAAGAATTTCAAAACGCTGGGACAAAGCGAACCATTGTTGAGGGATCGGTCTGAGAGGGAAATCTCCAATCCAAAACAATATGGTATTTCTCGGTAAGACCCTTTGGAGAAAAGCCCAAGGAATTTCCACTGGTTGTTCTAACAG
Encoded proteins:
- a CDS encoding acyltransferase, producing MEIPPLPSFHPVQFFDLSQTRHQKLFHTIEKIWQVLPRIETYLEEILCPGLHGEIAQSCYIGPKVYVGKGTIIYPGAMIEGPAWIGENCQIRTGCFIRKNVIIEEGCILGNSCEFKNSFLFKNCQVPHFNYVGDSILGTKVHLGAGVILSNLKLDGSEIKIKYNGNIYPTGLRKFGAILGDGIQIGCNAVLNPGSILGKKTVLFPGVIWHGVLLEEGKVIKYKQNVEIT
- a CDS encoding VWA domain-containing protein, with translation MVALVVFANPSFFFLLLLLPLVWFFRRYRKEEPFFLPFASQWVGTERKGPINKLPVVCCYLAFVLFIIALARPQEEKGKIPIRKEGYDIVLVLDISGSMLAEDYEIDQKMVSRLDVVLDVVKAFLDKRVNDRIGLVAFAGRAYTVCPLTFDHQWIKRKIDQLQAGAIEDGTAIGDALSLALSRLEGKKESEARHKIGSFLILLTDGANNCGNLLPLEAAQLAARSSIPVFAIGAGLSGEVTMPVLDEERRKIGSQTVISEVDEELLRKIAQLTGGEYFRATDSNAILSAFQAIDAKKKIPFEPIVVTKKEELFPIFLVLGLFFWFLAFLISKRI